ATCATCACCGCCTCCAAGCGCGAGTGGCCCGAGGCACTTCCTTTTTTTAGCCAGCTCAACTTCGTCCGGAACGCCAAGCGCCTCTCTGGCTACGGCTTCAAGGTCAGTCTTTGCCGGATCGAAGAAAAGGATGGGTAAGAGACTATTTCAGTCTCAAGATTCTACACATCTCGTAGCTGCCATCCGAGGACAAGAATCGCCGCAGCCCGCGCAGCGTGCCCCGAGCCGATCAGTCAGGGTGAGTCGCGGCCGCCGATCTGGGGGAAGCGCTCGTAGGCCCGCTTGAGCGCGTCCAGGTGGGCGGGGTTGTCGTAGTCGAGCGGTGCCTCCGTGAGCTGCACAACCCACCCGCCCGATGCCGTGCGCCGTGCCCGGTTCAGCAACTCGGCATCGCGATCAGGGTCTGGGAACCCAATGGCGCGTGCGGCAGCGGAAGACCAATAATTCAGCCACCCGAGGAAACAGGGAAGCTCAGGCTTGAGGAGCTTCTCTGGAAGGTTGAGCATGGGAAGCCCACGGGGAGAGCGCTCCGGTCCATGAGCGGAGCGACGAAACTGCTGCGCGACTTCCGAGCCGTAGCCATACCGTGACACGTGCCCCCAGAACGAGCCCGCCCCCTCCGCCACCGCCTCAAGCACAACCGCCGCTGCCGCGATCACAGGTTCGTCCAGTGGCAGTTTTGCATGCACTTCGAATTGGGACTGACCGCCTGGGCTGAAAAGTGCCGAGTTTTCACACCCCATAACCGTCACGGGATAACTCTCGTCCCCGTTGCATATAAGAGGAAATCCTCCGTCCTCAATACTTTTGATGAGCCACGTGTCGCGCCGCGGCAATGCGATGGGCCGCCCACCTTCGGAGAGCCGCCATTCCAAGCGCAAACCGGGGAGCGCCTTTTCCATCCCTCGAATGACATCGAGTGTGCGACCGTCTTTGCCCACGAGCGAAGGCGCGTAGACGATGAGGGTGAGGGTTCTAGGTTTGATCATCGCATGCACCCTGTGACTACGACATTGAGCGAGGGAATCTCTTCGAGCAGTGCGTTCTTGTGCGCTTGGGTGCTCACCCCGACGACGAAGTCATATCCACATTTCGTCGCGGCATCCCGTTCCTTTCTGATTTGTTTCAATTCTTTCTCAATCTCCCGGCCCTGGACATAGGCATTGTACGTGTCAAATTGATGGGTCTTGATCTCCCACAGCACACGCACGCCGACTTGCAGCGCATCGAAGCGCTCCCCGCCCACGACTACGTCCATGCCGGGATAACGGTTGGGCGGAAACTTATCGGCGCACTCATTATGCGGGACATCTTCGCCCGCATGCCTCACTGGGATGGGCTCGCACGCCGAGCGGCGCGGCTTGGTTCCTGGCGATGGGGGGAAGATGTCTCCGGCTCCCGCCCCCTTTGGCTTAGGCGCTCGGTTGGCCAGTGGTTCCTGAGCGAGCCGTCTCTGAGTCTTGGGCTTCGCACGCTCATGGGATGCGTTCCGTTGATAAGAATCAATCCCTTCTTGGATGGCGGTTGCCACCACCACCGCGCCAATCACAATTACTGCACCGGCGACGATTTCGGGTGCCGCAAATACACAAAGGGCCACTGCTGCAGGAGCCGCTGCACCCGCGTAGGCGACAGCGCACCTTTTGGTGACATCCCGAAACCTGACCCTGTCGCGATCGAGAGCGCGAAAGCACCTCTCCGCCAGGACAGGCCATTCGTTGGAGGTTTCGCGCAGCACACACTGTCCATCATCCGTCCAAGGGTACAGCGCTGCACGCTGAAGATTGGCGAGTCTCGGGCTCAGGGCCTCCGGCTCCCCCGGGCTCGGCTCTATCGTTGCGCAGGCCGAGAGGAAGAGCAGGAGTGCGATGCAAGTTCGGCGAGGCATGGCCACGTCCTTTCAGTCAAGCGGGGGGTGTGGGTCAAGGCTCGCCTCTCTGGAGTTTGCCAGCACACGCTGACGCTGAGGAGGCTCGCAGGGTAACGGGCTCAGTCTGGAGCACACCAGTAGCGCGGGTCTCGGATGCTGCGAGGAACGCCAGGGGCAGCATCACAGGCCCCAGCGCACCGGGCGCGGATCGGTCCAGCAGGGGAGAGGTGCACGTCGCCGTTCAAGGCGGATGCCACCTGGTGGCGCCGGCCGGGATAGGCCAACCGCTCGCCACGGACCTGGACCGCGGCGACGCGGCCTTCCGGGAGTGACAGCCTACGCCGGCACCAGCAGCAGGCAGACCGGGGCGGGCACCTCCAGGGGCGCCCCCACGGGCGTCAGCTTGCCGGTCTGGGCATCCCTCCGGAACGTCACGATGGAGTGGGAACGCTGGTTGGCCACCAGCAGGAACGAGCCCGTGGCGTCGATGGCGAAGTTGCGCGGCCAATTCCCCTGCGTGGACACGTGCTCCACGTAGGTCAGCTCGCCCGCGGCCCCAATGGCATACACGACGATGCTGTTGTGTCCGCGGTTGGAGCCATAGAGGAACTTGCCATCCGGGCTGACGTGAATGTCCGCGCAATAGCTCGCGCCGGTGAAGTCCGCGGGCAGCGTGGAGACGGTCTGGAGGGGCGTCAGGGTTCCGCGCTCGCCGTCATAGGCGAAGGCGGTGAGGGTGGAGTTCAGCTCGTTGATGTTGAAGACGAAGCGGCCATTGGGGTGGAAGGCCAGGTGGCGGGGGCCTGCCCCGGGCGCGGTGGACACGGAGGCGGGCGCGTGCGGGGTGAGTGTTCCCTGCCCGGCGTCGAACCGGTAGACCATGATCTTGTCCGTTCCGAGATCCGGGACCAGGGCATGCTTTTGGCCGGCATCCAGCCGGATCTGGTGGGCATGCGGGCTTGTCTCGGGCCCCGCGCCCTCATGCTGGTCCACATCGACGGCGGGGCCCAGGCGGCCTCCCTCCTGAATGGGCAGGACGGCGACGTTGCCCCCCACGTAGTTGGCCACCAGCACGAACCCATCCTCCGCATCCACCTCCAGGTGGCAGGGCGCCCCGCCCTGGGAGGCTTGCTGGTTGAGGAAGGTCAGCGCGTGGGTGTCCGGGTCGATGGTGAAGGCGCTCACGGCGCCGCTGGGCTTGCCCTCGAACGTGGTCAGCTCGTTGACGGCATAGAGGTGGCGCCGCTGGCTGTCCACGGCCAGGTACGACGGGTCGGTCACCCCGGGGGTGACGCCCACCTGCTGGAGGGCACCGGTCTCCAGGTCCAGCCGGCACAGGTAGATGCCCTGGCTCTGCTGGCCCGTGGTGTACGTGCCCACGTAGACCCAGACCTCCTTGGGGAGGGGAGGGGGCTCGGGGGTCTTCTCGTCTCCGCAGGCGATCAGCGTTCCCGCGGTGCCCAGGCCCGCGAGGTAGAGGAAGTGGCGGCGTGTCAGGTTGCGTTGGCTCATGGACGGATTAGAGCCGGGGGAAGCCAGAACCTCCAGAATCCCGTGCAGAGGGATTTTCGGGACCAGCGATGCGGCGCCGCTGTGCTAGGGGGGCCCGCACAGCGGCACGACGTTCCACCGGAAAGGCCACGGTCCCCATGATTCTCGTCCACCACCTCAACAACTCCCGCTCGCAGCGGGTGCTCTGGCTCCTGGAGGAACTGGGGCTCGAGTACGAGGTGAAGCGCTACGAGCGCGATCCCAAGACGATGCTGGCGCCGCCCGCGTTGAAGGCCATCCACCCCCTGGGCAAGTCGCCCGTCATCACCGACGGGGGCAACACGCTCGCCGAGTCCGGCGCCATCGTCGAATACCTCGTGGACCGCTATGGGCAGGGCCGGCTGAAGCCGCCCGAGGGCAGCCCCGAGCGCCTGCGCTACACGTACTGGATGCACTACGCGGAGGGCTCGGCCATGCCCCCGTTGCTCATGGGCCTGGTGGCCGCGCGCATCCGCAGCGCCCCGGCGCCCTTCTTCGTGCGCCCCATCGTGCGCGGGGTGGCCGACAAGCTGCAGAACACGTTCGTCGGCCCGCAGATCAAGCTGCACCTGGACTACCTGGAGGGCGAGCTGAGCCAGCGCACGTGGTTCGCGGGCGAGGACTTCACCGCCGCGGACATCCAGATGAGCTTCCCCCTGGAGGCGGCCTCCGGGCGCGCGGGGCTGGATGCCCGCCGGCCGAAGCTCTGGGCCTTCCTGGAGCGCATCCACGCGCGGCCTGCCTACCAGCGGGCCCTGCAGAAGGGTGGGCCCTTCAGCATGGGGATGTGAGGCACCGCCATGGCACGCATCGCGGTGCTGGGCGCAGGGGGCGTGGGCAGCGCGGCGGCGCGGTTCCTCGCGCGCGAGGGGCACGCCGTCACGGTGCTGGAGCAGTTCGCGCCGGACCATGACCGGGGCAGCTCGTATGGCACCTCGCGCATCATCCGGAAGACGTACACGGACGGGCTCTACACGGCGCTGATGGGCGAGGCGTATCCGCTCTGGGACGCGCTGGAGCGCGAGGCGGGCGAGCCGCTGTTCCGGCGCACCGGTGGGCTGTTCTTCGGCCCCGCGGAGCACCCGGAGCTGGCGGCCATCCGCCAGGCACTGGGGGAGAACCACGTCCGCTTCGAGGAACTGGACCCGGCCGCCTGCGCGCGGCGGTTCCCCGCGTTCCGCCTGTTGCCGGGCGAGTCGGCGGTGTTCGAGCCCGAGGCGGGCTTTCTCCGGGCCTCCGCCTGCGTCCGTGCCAACCTCCGGCTGGCCACGGCGCACGGTGCGCAGGTGCGCGCGGGGACGCGCGTGGTGGCCCTCGAGCCGCGCGCGGACCGCGTGGACCTGGTGCTGGAGGGCGGGGAGGTGCTCGGGTTCGACCGGGTGGTGGTCTCGGCGGGCCCCTGGACGGCGCGTTTGCTCTCCCCGTTCGTCCCGCTGCCGTTCACGGTGACGCGGCAGGTGTACTGCCACTTCGAGCCCACGGCACCGCTGGAGGATTTCGGCGCGGGGCGATTGCCGGTGTGGATCGACTTCGCCACGAACTTCTACGGCTTCCCGTATGACGGGGAGGCGCCCGGGGTGAAGGTGGCGTGGCACCAGCCGGGCACGCCCACCCAGCCTGACGCGGTGGACCGGGACATCCGGGACACGGATGACCGGGAGCCGCTGCGCCAGGCCTGCGCGGCGCACCTGCCGGGCCTGTCCCCGCGCGTGGTGCTGGAGCGGGTCTGCCTCTACACGATGACGCCGGACCACGACTTCGTGGTGGACTCCCTGCCCGGGGAGCCCCGGGTGACGGTGCTCGGCGGGCTGAGCGGGCACGGGTTCAAGTTCACCGTGCTGCTGGGGCGCATCGCGGCGTGGAAGGCCACGGACCACCCCGTGCCGTGGGATGTGTCGCGCTGGTCCCTGGCCCGCCTGGCCTGAGCGTCAGGACGTGGGCGTCCCCACGACGGTAGGGCTCTGCGGCTTGGGCTCCTCGCTGGCGGGGGGCTCCTCGGACTTGCCGGTGGCCGGCACCGCCTCCATGGGCTTGCCGGCCGCCAGGGTGCCCGTCTGCGCCGGGGCCGCAGCCAGGCGCCGCGGGGGCAACACGACGGGCGGGGGCACCGGGCAGCGCGTGCACGGCCCTCGCAGGGGCACGGAGAGCACCTGGCCGATGCGCAGCAGGTTGCCCCGGAGGCGGTTGGACTTGCGCAGGCCGTTCACGGTGGAGTTGTAGCGCAGGGCGATGGCGCCCAGCGTGTCCCCGGAGCGCACCCGGTGCATGGCGATGTTCTGGTCGGGCTGCAGCGCCAGCAGCGGGGCGAGGCGCCGGCCCAGCTCCTGGGCCCGCGGGCTGAAGAAGCGCACGTGGAAGTGGTCCCGGTGCCCGCGCGCGTGGCGGATGATCGACTGGAAGCCCGCGTGGAACAGCGAGTCGAGCCACGCCTTGTCCTCGCCCGCCTTCAGCGCGTACTCGTAGAGCACCTTCTGGACGCGGCGATCCACCAGGATGAGCTGCACGTCGGCGTGCGCCAGCAGCGCCTTCACCAGGGACCAGTTGCGCGCCAGGTGGATGTGGTTCTCCCGGTCCCGGGCGCGGATCGGCTCCACGGTGGGGTAGTAGAAGCCCAGGTCCACGTCCCGGCCGCTCTGGTGGCTCTTGTGAGGGCGCATGTAGCCGCCCTCCTTGGCGGAGATCTGGTTCACCCGCAGGGCCGGCGCATCCGGGTGCTCGGCGCGCACCGCGCGGATGACCTGGGAGAGGTAGGTGATGGTCTCCTCGGTGGCGTATGTCTTCTCCGGCGAGACGACGATCCAGTCCGCGCCCCCGTCCGGAAAGCGCACGCCGTTGATCAACCGGCCGCTCTCCACGAAGCCCACGGACACCGAGCCGAGCGACTGCGGTTCCTGCTTCCACCGCCGCGTCAGCTCCTCGTCGCTCAGGTCCGCGGTGTAGAGCAGCCCCGGCCCGGCCGGGTTGGTGGCGGCCTCGCCGGCCTCTCCCTCGTCGCCCTCTTCCAGCCCGGCCTCGTCCTCGTCGCCTTCCTCCTCCTCCGCGTCCTCCGCTGCCACGGCCTCCGGGGCTTCCCCGGACGGGACAGGGCTGGCGGCCGCCACCTCCTCCTGCGCGGGCAGGGGCTCTCCAGGAGGCGGGGCGGTGGGCACCGCGGCGGGGGCTTCCGCACGGGCCACTTCCGGGGGCGCCGCCGCGCGGACGGTGTGGACGGGACGCACGGCACAGCCGGCGCAGATCAGGACGAGAAAGAGTGGAAGACGCACGCAGCCCCAAGGATTACCCGGAAATGGCCCGAAGCAGAAGTTCGCGCCCGAGAGATCCGTCCTGCCCTGGGTGCGGCGGGGGGCCTCACAGCAGGCGGGCAAGCGTGAGGAGGCCCCTGGTCAGGGCCCGGCGAACGTGCTGGGCAGGCGCCGGGCCCCGGACGGGTTAGGGAGGCAAGGGCAGCTGGATCCGGAAGGTGGTCCCCCGGCCGGGGATGCTGTCCACGGTGATGTTGCCGCCAAAGCCGGTGATGATGCCGTGGCAGATGGACAGGCCCAGCCCGGTGCCCAGCCCCACCGGCTTGGTGGTGAAGAAGGGCTCGAAGATGCGGCCCAGGTTCTCCGGGGAGATGCCGCTGCCGTTGTCCTGAATCTCCACCACCACCTGCGGGCCCTGCTGGCGCGTGGCGACGCGGACCCAGGGCTCGGGGTGGGCCTCGGGCAGGGCGTGCGCGGCGTTCACCAGCAGGTTGTGGAACACTTGGCCCAGGCCGTGCTCGCTGGCCCACACGGGGGATACCTCGTGGAAGTCCCGCACCAGCCGCACGCGCTCGCCCTGCAGGTCCCCCGCCATGGCGATGGACTGCTCCAGCACCCGGCGCACGTCCACCGGGGTGCCTGGCTTGCGGTCCGCGCGGGCAAAGAGCTTCACGTCCTGGACGATGTGCTTGATGCGGTCGGTGCCCAGCAGGGCGTCCCGGCACGCCTCCAGCAGATCCGCGGGATCCTCCAGCGGCTTGCCCGCCGCCAGCGTCTCCAGCCCCTCGCGGATGTAGCTGAGGTTGACGCTCACGAAGCCCAGGGGGCCGCTGACCTCATGGGCCAGCCCCGCGGCCAGCCGCCCCAGGGCCTCCAGGCGCTGCACGTGGGCGAGCCGGGCCTCCAGCCGCGTCCGGTCCTCCATCTCCTGGCGCAGCCGCGCGTGCGCGGCCTCCAGCTCGCGCGTCCGGGCGAGCACCGCCTGGTTCAGGTCCTTCATCCGGCACCGGTTCTGCTGGGCCAGCTCCCACTTCTCCGTGAGCGCTTGGGCCATCTGGCGCACCTCGATGTTGTCGAAGGGCTTGCGCAGGATGAGCAGGCGCTGCGTGGCGCCCAGCCGCTGCCGCGTCTCTTCCCAGGAGTAGTCCGAGTAGGCCGTGCAGAGCACCACCTGCACA
This is a stretch of genomic DNA from Stigmatella aurantiaca. It encodes these proteins:
- a CDS encoding DUF5953 family protein; its protein translation is MIKPRTLTLIVYAPSLVGKDGRTLDVIRGMEKALPGLRLEWRLSEGGRPIALPRRDTWLIKSIEDGGFPLICNGDESYPVTVMGCENSALFSPGGQSQFEVHAKLPLDEPVIAAAAVVLEAVAEGAGSFWGHVSRYGYGSEVAQQFRRSAHGPERSPRGLPMLNLPEKLLKPELPCFLGWLNYWSSAAARAIGFPDPDRDAELLNRARRTASGGWVVQLTEAPLDYDNPAHLDALKRAYERFPQIGGRDSP
- the solA gene encoding N-methyl-L-tryptophan oxidase → MARIAVLGAGGVGSAAARFLAREGHAVTVLEQFAPDHDRGSSYGTSRIIRKTYTDGLYTALMGEAYPLWDALEREAGEPLFRRTGGLFFGPAEHPELAAIRQALGENHVRFEELDPAACARRFPAFRLLPGESAVFEPEAGFLRASACVRANLRLATAHGAQVRAGTRVVALEPRADRVDLVLEGGEVLGFDRVVVSAGPWTARLLSPFVPLPFTVTRQVYCHFEPTAPLEDFGAGRLPVWIDFATNFYGFPYDGEAPGVKVAWHQPGTPTQPDAVDRDIRDTDDREPLRQACAAHLPGLSPRVVLERVCLYTMTPDHDFVVDSLPGEPRVTVLGGLSGHGFKFTVLLGRIAAWKATDHPVPWDVSRWSLARLA
- a CDS encoding TIGR04141 family sporadically distributed protein; this translates as PPAPVGGALRPARLRAARFPRELRAFMRGCLSPSPGNYEIVFAIITASKREWPEALPFFSQLNFVRNAKRLSGYGFKVSLCRIEEKDG
- a CDS encoding lactonase family protein, with the translated sequence MSQRNLTRRHFLYLAGLGTAGTLIACGDEKTPEPPPLPKEVWVYVGTYTTGQQSQGIYLCRLDLETGALQQVGVTPGVTDPSYLAVDSQRRHLYAVNELTTFEGKPSGAVSAFTIDPDTHALTFLNQQASQGGAPCHLEVDAEDGFVLVANYVGGNVAVLPIQEGGRLGPAVDVDQHEGAGPETSPHAHQIRLDAGQKHALVPDLGTDKIMVYRFDAGQGTLTPHAPASVSTAPGAGPRHLAFHPNGRFVFNINELNSTLTAFAYDGERGTLTPLQTVSTLPADFTGASYCADIHVSPDGKFLYGSNRGHNSIVVYAIGAAGELTYVEHVSTQGNWPRNFAIDATGSFLLVANQRSHSIVTFRRDAQTGKLTPVGAPLEVPAPVCLLLVPA
- a CDS encoding DUF6310 domain-containing protein, with protein sequence MPRRTCIALLLFLSACATIEPSPGEPEALSPRLANLQRAALYPWTDDGQCVLRETSNEWPVLAERCFRALDRDRVRFRDVTKRCAVAYAGAAAPAAVALCVFAAPEIVAGAVIVIGAVVVATAIQEGIDSYQRNASHERAKPKTQRRLAQEPLANRAPKPKGAGAGDIFPPSPGTKPRRSACEPIPVRHAGEDVPHNECADKFPPNRYPGMDVVVGGERFDALQVGVRVLWEIKTHQFDTYNAYVQGREIEKELKQIRKERDAATKCGYDFVVGVSTQAHKNALLEEIPSLNVVVTGCMR
- a CDS encoding glutathione S-transferase; its protein translation is MILVHHLNNSRSQRVLWLLEELGLEYEVKRYERDPKTMLAPPALKAIHPLGKSPVITDGGNTLAESGAIVEYLVDRYGQGRLKPPEGSPERLRYTYWMHYAEGSAMPPLLMGLVAARIRSAPAPFFVRPIVRGVADKLQNTFVGPQIKLHLDYLEGELSQRTWFAGEDFTAADIQMSFPLEAASGRAGLDARRPKLWAFLERIHARPAYQRALQKGGPFSMGM
- a CDS encoding LysM peptidoglycan-binding domain-containing protein gives rise to the protein MRLPLFLVLICAGCAVRPVHTVRAAAPPEVARAEAPAAVPTAPPPGEPLPAQEEVAAASPVPSGEAPEAVAAEDAEEEEGDEDEAGLEEGDEGEAGEAATNPAGPGLLYTADLSDEELTRRWKQEPQSLGSVSVGFVESGRLINGVRFPDGGADWIVVSPEKTYATEETITYLSQVIRAVRAEHPDAPALRVNQISAKEGGYMRPHKSHQSGRDVDLGFYYPTVEPIRARDRENHIHLARNWSLVKALLAHADVQLILVDRRVQKVLYEYALKAGEDKAWLDSLFHAGFQSIIRHARGHRDHFHVRFFSPRAQELGRRLAPLLALQPDQNIAMHRVRSGDTLGAIALRYNSTVNGLRKSNRLRGNLLRIGQVLSVPLRGPCTRCPVPPPVVLPPRRLAAAPAQTGTLAAGKPMEAVPATGKSEEPPASEEPKPQSPTVVGTPTS
- a CDS encoding hybrid sensor histidine kinase/response regulator — encoded protein: MHLSSDLSPRRILVIDDNPSIHQDFQKILTPPAERASLDALESALFGAVPLRSAAPAYPFEVDSASQGEEGLQRVREARRDGQRYAVAFVDVRMPPGIDGVETTARLWEEDEDVQVVLCTAYSDYSWEETRQRLGATQRLLILRKPFDNIEVRQMAQALTEKWELAQQNRCRMKDLNQAVLARTRELEAAHARLRQEMEDRTRLEARLAHVQRLEALGRLAAGLAHEVSGPLGFVSVNLSYIREGLETLAAGKPLEDPADLLEACRDALLGTDRIKHIVQDVKLFARADRKPGTPVDVRRVLEQSIAMAGDLQGERVRLVRDFHEVSPVWASEHGLGQVFHNLLVNAAHALPEAHPEPWVRVATRQQGPQVVVEIQDNGSGISPENLGRIFEPFFTTKPVGLGTGLGLSICHGIITGFGGNITVDSIPGRGTTFRIQLPLPP